Proteins co-encoded in one Podarcis muralis chromosome 12, rPodMur119.hap1.1, whole genome shotgun sequence genomic window:
- the LOC144324974 gene encoding uncharacterized protein LOC144324974 codes for MKETDPAKLARMEGGRWTVDLVRLSTASLPTTSERSLSGTSERSDGEELEEKNKGDQNRIHIAEKSYKYSECGENMRQSSQSTSHQRKSFVRRDSFTSHERTKSREKLYQCRECGKSFTRKGSLASHHRIHTGEKPYNCMECGKRFSYSHHLTSHQRIHTGEKPYHCLQCGKSFNRKDHLTSHQRIHTGEKPYHCFECGTSFRKSSHLSSHQRIHTGEKPYQCFECGKSFKEAATLSSHQRIHTGDKPYKCTECAKSFSQKGSLTSHQRIHTGEKTYQCLECGKSFRTEIKLTSHQIIHTGEKPFQCHECGKSFRIRLSLTFHQRIHTGEKPYQCLECGKSFSQSAHLTSHQRIHTGEKPYQCFECGKSFSLSHSLTSHQRIHTGEKPYQCLECGKSFRDRSKLSSHQRIHTGEKPFQCHECEKSFRHSSSLTSHQRIHSGKKPYQCLECGMRFNRKDSLTSHQRIHTGEKPYQCFECGKSFSQSSNLTSHQRIHTGQKPYQCLECGKSFRQRGDLTSHQRIHTREKPFQCLECGKSFSLRHSLTSHQRVHTGEKPYPCLECGKSFGNSANFTVHQRIHTGEKPYQCLECGKSFSHRKTLTLHQIIHTGEKPYQCLECGKSFSQSGTLSQHQKIHTGEKPYQCLDCGKSFNRKDGLTSHQKIHAEGRPKNKSNKAKIIKQPVPNTVEWERERDGGE; via the exons atgaaagagacggatcctgcaaagctagcgaggatggaagggggaagatggacggttgacctggtcaggttgtctaccgcatccctccccacaacctctgagcgttCCCTCTCAGGGACCtccgagagatctg atggtgaagaATTGGAAGAGAAGAACAAGGGGGACCAGAACAGAATCCACATAGCAGAGAAGTCATATAAATATTCAGAGTGTGGAGAGAACATGCGTCAGAGCTCCCAGtccacctcccatcaaagaaAGAGCTTCGTTAGGAGGGATAGCTTCACTTCACATGAAAGAACAAAGAGTAGGGAGAAATTGTATCAGTgcagagaatgtggaaagagtttcactcgGAAGGGCAGTCTCGCTTCCCAtcatagaattcatacaggagagaaaccctataactgcatggaatgtggaaagagatttagTTACAGccaccatctcacttcccatcaaagaattcatacaggggagaaaccctatcattgcttgcagtgtggaaagagcttcaatcggaaggatcatctcacttcccatcaaagaattcatacgggggagaaaccctatcactgcTTCGAATGTGGAACGAGCTTCAGAAAAAGTTCCCATCTTagttctcatcaaagaattcatacaggggagaaaccttatcagtgcttcgaatgtggaaagagcttcaaggaGGCGGCAACGctctcttcccatcaaagaattcatactggagaCAAACCTTATAAGTGCACAGAATGTGCAAAAAGCTTCAGCCAGAAGGGTagtctcacttcacatcaaaggattcatacaggggagaaaacatatcagtgtttggaatgtggaaagagcttccggacAGAGATTAAGCTCACAAGCCATCAaataattcacacaggggagaaaccttttcaatgccatgagtgtggaaagagctttcgtatCCGGCTGAGTCTCacattccatcaaagaattcatacaggggagaaaccctatcagtgcttagaatgtggaaagagctttagtcaaagtgcacatctcacttcccatcaaagaattcatacaggggagaaaccctatcagtgctttgaatgtggaaagagcttcagtctcagccatagtctcacttcccatcaaagaattcatacaggggagaaaccctatcagtgcttggagtgtgggaagagcttcagggaTAGGTCAAAGctctcttcccatcaaagaattcatacaggggagaaaccttttcaatgccatgagtgtgaaaagagctttcgtcacagttccagtctcacttcccatcaaagaattcatagtgggaagaaaccctatcagtgcttggaatgtgggatgaGGTTCAATCGGAAggatagtctcacttcccatcaaagaattcatacaggggagaaaccctatcagtgcttcgaatgtggaaagagcttcagtcagagctccaatctcacttcccatcaaagaattcatacagggcagaaaccatatcagtgcttggaatgtggaaagagctttcgtcagagaggtgatctcacttcccatcaaagaattcatacaagggagaaaccctttcaatgcctggaatgtgggaaaagcttcagtctCCGTCACagtctcacttcacatcaaagagttcatacaggggagaaaccatatccatgcctggaatgtggaaagagcttcggaAACAGTGCCAATTTCAcagtccatcaaagaattcatacaggggagaaaccatatcaatgcctggaatgtgggaagagcttcagtcacaggaaGACTCTCACTTTGcaccaaataattcatacaggggagaaaccatatcagtgtttggaatgtggaaagagcttcagtcaaagtggaacgCTCTCTCAgcatcaaaaaattcatacaggggagaaaccctatcagtgcttggactgtggaaagagcttcaatcggaaggatggtctcacttcccatcaaaaaattcatgCAGAGGGAAgaccaaaaaataaaagtaataaagcaAAAATTATTAAACAACCTGTACCAAACACAGTTGaatgggaaagagaaagggaCGGGGGAGAATAA